Proteins from one Mesotoga infera genomic window:
- a CDS encoding DUF6305 family protein has protein sequence MKKTLVVLIAIFVLSTTMVFALISGDPVVKGQLPFLLTNAGQGPGGKMARLLIWQSKAIQETDFDYNAEPLRDNPNDLTARDYKMLFVIIGSSAKGLGASGITIEEEIARLNKMIAEAKRLNLFIIAAHIEGKDRRGNPGSADEQSIDAIAPFADYLIVMKDGNQDGKFTRIAQEKNIPLTIIDNTIDFMQVIKQMFPTE, from the coding sequence ATGAAAAAAACCCTAGTTGTTTTGATTGCTATTTTTGTTCTTTCAACAACAATGGTTTTCGCACTTATCAGTGGTGATCCTGTGGTTAAGGGACAGCTCCCGTTCCTTCTCACGAACGCCGGACAGGGGCCTGGTGGAAAGATGGCAAGACTTCTCATCTGGCAGTCGAAGGCTATTCAAGAAACGGATTTCGATTACAACGCCGAACCTTTGAGAGACAATCCCAACGATCTCACCGCACGTGATTATAAAATGCTTTTCGTTATAATCGGCTCATCTGCAAAGGGTCTTGGTGCATCCGGTATAACTATCGAAGAGGAAATTGCGAGGTTGAACAAAATGATCGCTGAAGCCAAGAGGCTGAACCTTTTTATAATCGCGGCACATATCGAAGGGAAGGACAGGAGAGGAAATCCCGGCAGCGCAGATGAACAGTCGATAGATGCGATAGCTCCCTTTGCGGATTACCTCATTGTTATGAAAGATGGAAATCAGGATGGAAAATTCACCAGAATAGCCCAGGAAAAAAATATTCCTCTTACGATAATTGATAACACTATTGATTTCATGCAGGTTATCAAGCAGATGTTCCCGACCGAATAG
- a CDS encoding citrate transporter, translated as MYLQTTIIAIVMVATFALASWKLKSPEISMVITAIVGALVGGFGFPSRLLVEGMFTYFDVGLIFLTASIFINIYSETGAMNALVRWIVKQFYDKKWLMLILLGILMIIPGALTGAGSVSIFVVGGLVSSVMNYMGFSKKRIAAFIYLFAMLAAVAPPINLWAMLMAAQANMPYVGFGVVLMVPIIIIASFTILYTGLSKTPERKTKTEILEELPQPPAGMNWFKILVPFGVLLVLILLMQYAAFYIPVLGLPLTFMICAFISIGMDKERWKVKKWYNVMVKTVDQVFPLLGTVISVGVLVNIMTATGVKGLLAITFITLPMAFIYITALIFAPFAQGSLSYGSAIILGTPIIFLFNSMGLNVTVTAAALSFLFPLGDCLPPSRIVGRLTVETVGYEGSYMSFLKAIAIPWLFMGAIGLLMLLFPNQLRFLVVY; from the coding sequence ATGTATCTTCAAACAACGATTATAGCAATTGTCATGGTAGCAACTTTCGCACTGGCCAGCTGGAAACTAAAGTCACCAGAGATTTCAATGGTGATAACAGCCATCGTGGGCGCTCTTGTTGGGGGTTTCGGATTCCCTTCGAGACTGCTGGTCGAAGGAATGTTCACATACTTCGATGTTGGTTTGATATTTCTTACCGCGTCGATATTCATCAACATCTATTCAGAGACTGGTGCGATGAACGCTCTGGTCAGATGGATCGTCAAGCAATTCTACGATAAAAAATGGTTGATGTTGATCCTTCTGGGTATTCTGATGATAATCCCTGGAGCTCTTACAGGAGCCGGTAGCGTTTCGATCTTCGTGGTAGGAGGTCTTGTCAGTTCAGTAATGAATTATATGGGCTTTTCGAAGAAGAGAATCGCAGCCTTTATTTACCTCTTCGCCATGCTGGCGGCTGTTGCACCACCAATAAATCTGTGGGCCATGTTGATGGCTGCGCAGGCCAATATGCCATATGTTGGTTTCGGTGTCGTTCTTATGGTTCCGATAATCATAATTGCCTCTTTCACCATACTATATACAGGACTGAGCAAAACACCTGAAAGAAAGACTAAGACCGAGATTCTGGAAGAGTTGCCACAACCACCGGCCGGTATGAATTGGTTTAAGATCCTTGTTCCTTTCGGTGTGCTTTTAGTTCTTATTCTACTCATGCAGTACGCGGCTTTCTATATCCCCGTACTTGGATTGCCTCTGACATTCATGATCTGTGCATTCATTTCTATAGGAATGGATAAGGAGCGTTGGAAGGTAAAGAAATGGTACAACGTTATGGTGAAAACCGTCGATCAGGTCTTTCCACTTCTCGGTACCGTTATCAGCGTCGGAGTGCTGGTGAATATCATGACGGCCACCGGCGTGAAAGGATTGCTGGCGATCACCTTTATAACGCTCCCAATGGCATTCATCTACATAACCGCACTGATTTTTGCTCCATTCGCACAAGGTTCTCTGAGCTATGGAAGTGCTATCATACTCGGGACCCCGATAATTTTCCTTTTCAACTCCATGGGGCTAAATGTTACCGTCACGGCTGCGGCTCTCAGTTTTCTCTTCCCGCTGGGAGACTGCCTGCCCCCATCAAGAATCGTTGGCCGGTTGACCGTTGAAACGGTTGGTTACGAAGGTAGTTACATGTCCTTCCTAAAAGCCATAGCCATACCCTGGTTATTTATGGGAGCTATTGGACTGTTGATGTTATTGTTCCCCAACCAGCTCAGGTTCCTGGTGGTTTATTGA
- a CDS encoding GNAT family N-acetyltransferase produces the protein MLEGKQVRLREYRKEDVVLAHKYINDFEVKRLLVPGIPFPMRLEEEEKWYDSQSAFKDTYNFAIESLESGEYLGGCGINEVDWKNSVAVVGIFLGKPFWNKGFGSDAMRILLRFIFEQMNINKVNLNVYSFNERAISSYVKCGFKVEGRLRQRVYRDGKYHDEVIMGILRSEFEQS, from the coding sequence TTGCTGGAAGGTAAACAGGTCAGGCTAAGAGAATACAGAAAGGAAGATGTAGTTCTTGCACACAAGTATATAAACGATTTCGAGGTGAAAAGGTTGCTTGTTCCTGGCATTCCATTTCCCATGAGGCTGGAAGAAGAGGAAAAGTGGTACGATAGTCAGAGCGCTTTTAAAGATACTTACAATTTTGCGATAGAATCTCTGGAGAGTGGCGAATATCTGGGTGGCTGCGGAATCAACGAAGTCGACTGGAAGAACAGTGTCGCGGTTGTTGGCATCTTCCTGGGGAAACCTTTCTGGAACAAAGGATTTGGGAGCGACGCCATGAGGATACTTTTGAGGTTCATCTTTGAGCAGATGAACATAAACAAAGTCAATCTCAACGTTTACTCTTTCAACGAACGTGCCATATCATCGTATGTCAAGTGTGGTTTTAAAGTTGAAGGAAGGTTGAGGCAGAGAGTTTACCGAGATGGAAAATATCATGACGAAGTCATCATGGGCATTTTGAGATCGGAATTCGAACAAAGTTGA
- a CDS encoding dipeptidase: MKIKFKVLMLLTVFLFLLGGTALTCTIIAVGKDAMADGSTVITHNDDSSVADFRLWIIPAMDWPEGSMRDIVVDSHNYIDYGNYPNVDIGNKGILVGQIPQVPHTYRYFHSRYSFINEMGVAMGESTSSARRELREARGMIDCWTIQDIALERAKTAREAVRIMGDLVEEYGWYGSGEIINVTDGNEVWICEFYGRDLWIALRMPDDCVYVGANTFRIRDVDFEDTENVMHSPNLISYAVEQGWYDPNSGEPFRPVDVYAPRTKGNIREWRAFDLLAPSMGFEYLEVHYPLWIKPDKKLTVWDIFTISGDWYEGTQFDLTKGFGAGPFGDPFASYTTGGRQRPIGIPLTCYLQISQIKSWLPPEIGALVWFGYGAVGTSYQTPLWPIMAELPEFYRTGSRYEIFRRDSGWWTNTYVQEMARRRFSDAIVDLRNFRDPKMETIYNTVPKIQELAAKVYETDRDAAIAIISDYAYNTAVAWQADWLKLGDMLMGKYAADRVNFGGTNYPKEWRDALTFINENFSTEK, translated from the coding sequence ATGAAAATCAAGTTTAAAGTACTCATGTTATTGACAGTCTTTCTGTTCCTTCTGGGAGGGACAGCTCTTACCTGCACCATTATCGCAGTTGGTAAGGATGCTATGGCTGACGGTTCCACTGTAATTACACACAACGATGATTCGAGTGTCGCTGATTTTAGGCTATGGATAATTCCAGCTATGGACTGGCCCGAAGGCTCGATGAGAGATATCGTTGTCGATTCTCATAACTACATCGATTACGGTAACTACCCTAATGTTGATATCGGTAACAAGGGGATTCTTGTAGGGCAGATCCCACAGGTTCCACACACATATCGTTATTTCCACTCCAGGTATTCTTTCATCAATGAAATGGGAGTGGCGATGGGCGAATCAACATCGAGCGCCAGAAGAGAGCTCAGAGAAGCCAGAGGTATGATCGATTGCTGGACAATTCAGGATATAGCTCTTGAGAGAGCTAAAACCGCCAGAGAGGCTGTTAGAATCATGGGCGATCTCGTCGAAGAATACGGCTGGTACGGTTCTGGCGAAATCATCAATGTGACGGATGGAAATGAAGTCTGGATCTGCGAATTTTACGGCAGAGATCTCTGGATTGCTTTAAGGATGCCAGATGACTGTGTTTATGTTGGTGCAAATACTTTCCGTATTCGTGACGTAGATTTTGAAGACACCGAAAATGTTATGCATTCACCAAATCTGATTTCCTACGCTGTAGAGCAGGGCTGGTATGACCCTAACTCGGGAGAACCCTTCAGACCGGTGGATGTTTATGCACCGAGAACTAAAGGTAACATCCGTGAATGGAGAGCCTTCGATCTTCTCGCACCGTCGATGGGATTCGAGTATCTGGAAGTCCATTATCCTCTCTGGATAAAGCCTGACAAGAAACTCACAGTTTGGGACATCTTCACTATTTCCGGTGACTGGTACGAAGGTACGCAGTTCGATTTAACCAAGGGATTTGGTGCGGGACCGTTCGGCGATCCTTTCGCTAGTTATACGACCGGCGGAAGGCAAAGGCCGATCGGAATACCTCTGACATGTTACCTGCAAATTAGCCAGATTAAGAGCTGGCTACCGCCTGAAATAGGTGCACTAGTATGGTTCGGTTACGGCGCCGTTGGTACATCGTATCAAACGCCGCTATGGCCAATCATGGCTGAACTTCCCGAGTTCTATAGAACCGGTAGCAGGTACGAGATATTCAGAAGGGACTCCGGCTGGTGGACGAACACTTACGTGCAGGAAATGGCCAGACGCAGATTTAGTGATGCCATCGTAGATTTGAGGAACTTCAGAGATCCCAAGATGGAAACGATATATAACACTGTACCAAAGATTCAAGAACTGGCCGCCAAAGTCTATGAAACTGACCGCGATGCCGCCATAGCAATAATAAGCGATTACGCATACAACACCGCAGTTGCATGGCAGGCCGACTGGTTGAAACTCGGAGATATGCTTATGGGTAAATACGCGGCAGATAGAGTGAATTTCGGTGGAACGAACTATCCGAAAGAGTGGAGAGATGCTTTAACGTTCATTAACGAGAACTTCTCCACAGAAAAGTGA
- a CDS encoding uracil-xanthine permease family protein → MSKENSSYQQIQDQEDRSKGLSKWALLVLGLQHAFTMFGATVLVPYLTGVPVNVALFTAGIGTLIFHLLTKWKVPIFLGSSFAYIAPINAVILYHANVSDKFQSVPEAMAAGVSITPEMIAYATGGIMIAGLVQVGIAILIKFIGVEKFEKLFPPTVAGTIIAVIGLNLAPVAIDMASSNWWIALVALGTAVVVRLYMKGFTRLIPVMCGIIVGYIVAAVTGNVSFAAVSEAGWIGVPGFVLPKFSLYALSVLVPVALAPTIEHFGDIFAVSAIAGKKYFEDPGVHRTLAGDGIATAVAGLLGGPANTTYSENTGVLAITKVFNPVVMRIAAVFAIILSFVPKVGVLIQSIPTSVMGGIEILLFGMISAVGMRTLIENRVKVDGKNLTIIAVMLVIGIGGASIGIGNVKFQGIGLAALVGLILNAIFMLTKAPEE, encoded by the coding sequence GTGAGCAAAGAAAATTCATCTTACCAACAGATTCAAGATCAGGAAGACAGAAGCAAAGGTTTGAGCAAATGGGCGTTGCTTGTTCTTGGCCTTCAACACGCTTTCACCATGTTTGGCGCAACTGTACTGGTGCCGTACCTTACCGGTGTTCCAGTCAATGTCGCTCTTTTCACCGCAGGAATCGGAACACTGATTTTCCACCTTCTCACTAAATGGAAGGTTCCGATATTCCTCGGCTCAAGCTTCGCCTATATAGCTCCGATAAACGCAGTCATACTTTATCACGCCAATGTCTCGGACAAATTCCAATCCGTACCGGAAGCGATGGCTGCAGGAGTTTCGATAACACCGGAGATGATCGCTTATGCTACAGGAGGGATCATGATCGCCGGTTTGGTCCAGGTAGGTATCGCGATACTGATCAAATTCATTGGTGTCGAGAAATTTGAAAAGCTCTTCCCGCCAACGGTTGCCGGCACAATAATCGCAGTCATAGGTCTAAACCTTGCTCCTGTGGCTATAGACATGGCCAGCTCCAACTGGTGGATAGCGCTAGTAGCTCTTGGAACGGCCGTTGTTGTCAGGCTCTACATGAAAGGTTTTACGAGGTTGATCCCGGTTATGTGTGGAATTATAGTCGGGTACATTGTTGCAGCGGTTACTGGGAACGTCAGTTTCGCAGCGGTTTCAGAAGCAGGGTGGATAGGTGTTCCCGGATTCGTTCTGCCGAAGTTTTCCCTTTATGCTCTTTCGGTTCTGGTTCCGGTAGCTCTTGCTCCGACGATAGAGCATTTTGGAGATATCTTCGCCGTTTCTGCCATAGCGGGTAAGAAATATTTCGAAGATCCCGGAGTACACAGAACTCTTGCCGGTGATGGTATAGCGACAGCTGTGGCGGGACTGCTTGGAGGACCAGCGAACACCACCTACAGCGAAAACACCGGTGTTCTTGCCATAACGAAAGTCTTCAACCCAGTGGTAATGAGGATAGCGGCTGTATTCGCGATAATTCTCTCATTTGTTCCAAAAGTCGGCGTGTTGATACAGTCGATACCCACTTCCGTTATGGGTGGTATTGAAATACTTCTGTTCGGTATGATATCAGCGGTTGGAATGAGAACTCTCATAGAAAACAGAGTTAAAGTCGATGGCAAGAATTTGACAATAATTGCCGTGATGCTCGTGATCGGTATAGGCGGTGCATCGATCGGGATTGGAAACGTAAAATTCCAGGGAATAGGACTTGCAGCTCTGGTTGGACTGATTCTGAATGCTATTTTCATGCTTACAAAAGCTCCAGAAGAATGA
- a CDS encoding DDE-type integrase/transposase/recombinase codes for MTGLIEKYSKKYRKSGKKEKSRILNEFTEVTEYNRSYASLILRRGYSKKNKRSKFTKRRGRKKKYDLEVLRKLVEIWEILDFPCGKRFKAIIEEAIDNLNKNGHLSLREEVEQKLLEISSSTMDRLLRSERKKMELKGRSHTKPGTLLKKHIRIKTHHEWDDTKPGFVEVDLVGHEGGDSSGEFCYSLNMVDVASGWSVVAPIKNKAQRWTLEAIIALRALLPFPLLGIHSDNGSEFINAHLYKYCLDERLVFTRTRSYNKNDNPHVEQKNWSLVRRAVGYYRYDTLEELTILKELYASLNLYNNHFQPTHKMIQKTRDGTRIVKKYDKFATPYERVLNSPWIDSTKKDELRKVHEALDLYILKSNIAHFQESLVDIQIMKSKSNSKGGVLNLLLFDFE; via the coding sequence ATGACTGGACTGATCGAGAAATACTCAAAGAAGTACAGAAAGTCTGGAAAGAAGGAGAAGAGTAGAATTCTTAACGAGTTTACTGAGGTAACTGAGTACAACCGGAGCTATGCATCATTAATACTTAGGAGGGGTTATTCTAAGAAGAACAAGAGAAGCAAATTCACAAAGAGGCGCGGGAGAAAGAAGAAATATGATTTGGAAGTATTGAGAAAACTTGTTGAGATATGGGAGATCCTGGACTTTCCTTGCGGCAAGAGATTCAAAGCGATTATTGAAGAGGCGATAGACAATCTGAACAAGAATGGTCATTTGTCTTTGAGGGAAGAAGTTGAGCAGAAGCTTTTGGAAATAAGTTCCTCCACAATGGATAGACTTCTTCGAAGTGAAAGGAAGAAGATGGAACTGAAGGGTAGGTCACATACAAAACCCGGTACTCTCTTGAAGAAACACATAAGGATAAAGACTCATCACGAATGGGATGACACAAAACCAGGTTTTGTTGAGGTGGATCTTGTCGGTCACGAAGGAGGTGATAGTTCGGGAGAATTCTGTTATAGCCTGAATATGGTGGATGTTGCCAGTGGTTGGAGTGTCGTTGCACCAATAAAGAACAAAGCTCAAAGATGGACCCTCGAAGCTATAATCGCATTGAGAGCTTTACTTCCTTTCCCTCTTTTGGGAATTCATTCCGACAATGGTTCGGAGTTTATTAATGCTCATTTGTATAAGTATTGCTTGGATGAAAGATTGGTCTTTACCAGAACCCGGAGTTACAACAAGAACGATAATCCCCATGTGGAACAGAAGAATTGGTCTTTGGTCAGAAGGGCCGTTGGTTATTACAGATACGACACTTTGGAGGAACTGACTATCTTGAAGGAGCTATATGCAAGCTTGAATCTCTACAACAACCATTTCCAGCCTACTCATAAGATGATCCAAAAGACCAGAGATGGTACAAGGATAGTGAAAAAGTACGACAAGTTCGCTACTCCCTACGAAAGAGTTCTTAACTCTCCCTGGATTGACTCCACAAAAAAAGATGAGCTTCGCAAGGTTCACGAAGCCCTAGATTTATATATACTCAAGAGTAATATAGCACATTTTCAAGAATCACTGGTTGATATACAGATAATGAAGTCTAAATCTAACTCAAAGGGAGGTGTTCTCAATCTCCTTCTATTCGATTTTGAATAG
- a CDS encoding MATE family efflux transporter, which yields MHYSLFKSYLQPAEAREIRKTLFTMALPAIGENVLQMLLGISDTAFLGHYDWRIMTAVGTANQVVFIFQAVLVALSTGAMVLISNSIGAGNKERVNSIAWHAVYLSVVAGVVLSLGSFFSGQLLGLFFPSSDAFMQSNGSQYLGTIMAGFPAMSIMIVLGATLRGAGDTRSPMIVAAVSNVLNVFLDYAMIYGKFGFPEMGAFGAALATVLSRIIGSAIILLLLFRNRKISMRRRPSGFSRWMTGEIFSIGLPTSIENLGFSTGVLVFANILFIAGPQAYAAHRIGIQVESLSFMPAWGMGVAITAMVGIYNGANERRKAIGSVKQGWLIALLISSIIGTTITIFPDLFISIFTNETSIVEAGRLPVRIIGLFQVVMGTDYAVTGALRGMGDTSFPMKSSLAAMWFVRLPVGFLLVKYFNMGLLGAWIGMMSDMAFRTFLKFRRFSSGKWEKTADAIQTRSKSFIDSVSN from the coding sequence ATGCACTACAGTCTTTTCAAGTCATACCTGCAGCCGGCTGAAGCCAGAGAAATTCGAAAGACCCTTTTTACGATGGCTCTTCCAGCGATAGGAGAAAATGTATTACAGATGCTCCTTGGAATATCGGACACTGCCTTTCTAGGTCACTACGACTGGAGAATTATGACGGCAGTTGGAACTGCCAATCAGGTGGTGTTCATATTTCAGGCAGTTCTCGTGGCCCTTTCTACAGGGGCCATGGTTCTAATATCCAACAGTATAGGTGCAGGCAACAAGGAGAGAGTGAATTCAATAGCCTGGCATGCCGTTTATCTAAGCGTTGTGGCAGGTGTCGTACTTTCGTTGGGATCATTCTTCTCAGGACAATTGCTAGGGCTTTTCTTTCCATCGAGCGATGCCTTCATGCAGAGTAACGGAAGCCAGTATCTTGGAACTATAATGGCTGGTTTTCCTGCCATGAGTATCATGATAGTTCTCGGGGCTACATTGAGGGGAGCGGGTGACACTAGGTCACCTATGATAGTTGCGGCGGTTTCGAATGTGTTGAACGTTTTTCTGGACTACGCCATGATATACGGTAAGTTCGGTTTTCCGGAAATGGGCGCTTTCGGGGCCGCACTCGCAACTGTTTTATCAAGGATTATAGGATCGGCGATAATACTTCTATTGCTCTTCAGAAACAGGAAAATCTCAATGCGTAGAAGACCGTCCGGTTTCTCAAGATGGATGACCGGAGAGATCTTTTCTATCGGTCTGCCTACTTCCATAGAAAACTTAGGCTTCTCCACAGGTGTGCTGGTCTTTGCAAACATTCTTTTCATAGCGGGCCCACAGGCTTACGCAGCTCACAGAATAGGCATTCAGGTCGAGTCGCTTTCTTTTATGCCTGCCTGGGGTATGGGTGTGGCTATAACAGCGATGGTAGGAATTTATAACGGAGCCAATGAGCGGAGAAAAGCGATAGGATCGGTTAAGCAGGGTTGGTTGATAGCTCTTCTGATCTCTTCCATAATAGGAACTACAATAACTATTTTTCCAGATCTCTTCATATCAATTTTCACGAACGAAACTTCAATCGTAGAAGCCGGTCGTCTTCCCGTGAGAATAATAGGCCTATTTCAGGTGGTCATGGGAACAGATTACGCTGTAACCGGCGCTTTGCGTGGTATGGGAGATACATCCTTTCCCATGAAATCCTCCCTTGCGGCCATGTGGTTCGTAAGACTTCCAGTCGGATTCTTACTGGTGAAGTACTTCAACATGGGCCTTCTAGGTGCATGGATAGGTATGATGTCTGATATGGCATTCAGAACTTTTCTGAAGTTCAGAAGATTCTCTTCTGGCAAATGGGAGAAAACCGCCGACGCAATCCAAACCCGTTCAAAAAGCTTTATTGATAGTGTGTCCAACTGA
- a CDS encoding dipeptidase produces MKKALVILIVFLVTLGSAAIACTILGVGKDAMVNGSTIITHNDDSTSADFRLWIIPAMDWPEGSMRDIVLDSHNYIDYGNYPDVNVGTKGTLIGQIPQVPHTYQYFHSRYSFMNEKGVAISESTFSIDTSTDYGKQVRKVLWTDSMGIIDCWTAQDIALERAATAREAVRIMGDLVEQYGWSTVGGGGETMTVADGEECWIAEFYGRDIWVAVRIPSDHFTVAANRARIMEVDLNDTENVMASPNIVSFAVEQGWYDPASGKPFNIAEIYAPNDNLYATRREWRAFDLVAPSLGLSPHDVRFPLSVKPDRLLTVHDIFVIKGDYYQGTEYDLTVGPAAGPWGDPLRYANTSRTGTWERSINMHRTCYVHIGETNSAYADPFKGVSWYGYGAPDTAYIVPLWPIMRELPKFYETGSRYEEFRRDSGWWVSSYVQQMAELHYNLAIQDIRNYRDPKLEVLYKLTPQVQAMATEMYKTDPEAAIDFVSNYAFMNAVAWFEEWKLLGDRLLGNYALGYVNFKSSPYPDWWNELIGYGFPER; encoded by the coding sequence ATGAAGAAGGCATTGGTAATTCTTATTGTATTCCTCGTGACTCTTGGAAGTGCGGCGATAGCATGTACAATCCTTGGTGTCGGCAAAGACGCCATGGTGAACGGTTCTACGATAATCACTCACAACGATGATTCAACCAGCGCGGATTTCCGTCTTTGGATAATTCCTGCAATGGACTGGCCAGAAGGCTCTATGAGAGATATCGTCCTCGATTCTCACAACTACATCGATTACGGTAACTACCCCGATGTCAATGTAGGCACCAAGGGAACACTGATTGGTCAAATTCCCCAGGTCCCCCACACCTACCAGTATTTCCACTCAAGGTACTCCTTCATGAACGAGAAGGGGGTCGCCATCAGTGAATCTACTTTCTCCATCGATACAAGCACAGATTACGGTAAGCAAGTAAGAAAAGTTCTTTGGACGGACAGCATGGGCATCATCGATTGCTGGACGGCGCAGGATATCGCTCTTGAGAGAGCTGCAACTGCGAGAGAAGCCGTCAGAATTATGGGCGATCTCGTTGAGCAGTACGGCTGGAGCACCGTGGGTGGCGGCGGAGAGACTATGACCGTTGCGGATGGTGAAGAGTGCTGGATAGCCGAGTTCTACGGAAGAGATATATGGGTCGCAGTTAGAATTCCTTCCGATCATTTCACTGTGGCGGCCAACAGGGCCAGGATCATGGAAGTCGACCTCAACGACACCGAAAATGTAATGGCCTCTCCGAACATCGTGTCCTTCGCCGTTGAGCAGGGATGGTACGATCCCGCTTCCGGCAAACCGTTCAATATAGCGGAGATATACGCTCCGAATGACAACCTTTACGCAACAAGAAGAGAATGGAGAGCCTTCGACCTGGTTGCACCATCTCTGGGTCTCAGTCCGCACGACGTAAGGTTCCCCCTCTCTGTAAAGCCAGACAGACTTCTCACAGTTCACGATATCTTCGTTATCAAGGGCGATTACTACCAGGGTACAGAATACGACCTTACGGTAGGACCGGCCGCAGGTCCCTGGGGTGATCCTCTCAGATACGCTAACACCAGCAGGACCGGAACGTGGGAGAGAAGCATCAACATGCACAGAACTTGCTATGTCCACATCGGCGAGACGAACTCCGCTTATGCCGATCCATTCAAGGGAGTTTCATGGTACGGTTACGGCGCACCGGATACGGCATACATAGTTCCGCTCTGGCCAATCATGAGAGAACTTCCTAAGTTCTACGAGACCGGCAGTAGGTATGAAGAATTCAGAAGAGACTCCGGCTGGTGGGTTAGCTCCTATGTACAACAGATGGCTGAGCTTCACTACAACCTTGCCATCCAGGATATAAGGAACTACAGGGATCCAAAACTTGAAGTGCTGTACAAGTTGACACCACAGGTCCAGGCAATGGCGACCGAAATGTACAAGACGGATCCGGAAGCTGCCATCGACTTCGTTTCCAACTACGCTTTCATGAACGCGGTTGCGTGGTTCGAAGAGTGGAAGCTCCTCGGCGACAGACTCCTCGGTAACTATGCTCTGGGTTATGTGAATTTCAAATCTTCCCCATATCCTGATTGGTGGAATGAACTGATCGGTTACGGTTTTCCTGAAAGATAA
- a CDS encoding M14 family metallopeptidase has protein sequence MKNSMYLKILFLVLSGILGILGGIEFVELRNYKETVVVSEDFTEMIMLSEYLPSLKGTWGDTPIYIYDSGVPGGSMLILGGTHPYEPVTTVAAYVVMENIKVESGKVYIIPHANLSASTLGMLGNAYPKYFSVETPWGSQKYRIGDRGTNPLDQWPDPYTYIHYPSGQNLAYQDIRNLNRTFPGRADGTLTERISFAIMELIRKEDIDIFFDYHEASLMYPVVSTYVAHDDAMDIGMMAAMMLSATQFPMKIEASPKNLKGLTHREVGDFSDALALLMETPEPFIDRVAGRMTEELMVDGIDEFVQTAAEKGLVYCDYDIKEGFTDPLGNVIIGAPLDYRVGRHLSGTLEAVNWMNMFFPEKALIISFPGYAEVMKNGTGYYLHDPSKADPSRVFKN, from the coding sequence ATGAAGAATTCAATGTATTTGAAAATACTCTTTCTGGTCCTTTCCGGCATTCTCGGCATTCTCGGAGGCATAGAATTCGTTGAACTACGCAACTATAAAGAGACTGTTGTGGTATCTGAGGATTTCACCGAGATGATAATGCTCAGCGAATATCTACCGAGCTTGAAGGGAACCTGGGGAGATACACCTATATATATATACGACTCCGGAGTTCCTGGTGGCTCGATGTTGATTCTCGGCGGTACCCATCCATATGAACCCGTTACAACCGTGGCGGCTTATGTTGTGATGGAAAACATCAAAGTTGAAAGTGGTAAAGTGTACATAATACCTCACGCCAACCTGAGTGCTTCAACACTCGGTATGCTGGGGAATGCTTATCCAAAGTATTTTTCTGTTGAGACTCCTTGGGGAAGTCAGAAATACAGAATAGGTGATAGGGGAACTAATCCCCTTGACCAATGGCCCGATCCATACACGTACATTCATTACCCATCCGGTCAGAACCTAGCCTATCAAGATATTCGTAATCTCAACAGGACTTTCCCCGGACGTGCGGATGGAACACTCACCGAACGGATCTCTTTCGCGATAATGGAGCTCATAAGGAAAGAAGATATCGATATCTTCTTCGATTATCATGAAGCCTCCCTAATGTATCCGGTTGTAAGCACATATGTGGCACACGACGACGCCATGGATATAGGCATGATGGCTGCTATGATGCTCAGTGCAACTCAGTTCCCCATGAAAATCGAAGCCTCTCCGAAGAATCTCAAAGGTCTGACACACAGAGAAGTCGGAGATTTCAGCGATGCCCTTGCGCTACTTATGGAAACACCTGAACCGTTTATCGATAGGGTCGCAGGAAGGATGACAGAAGAACTCATGGTCGATGGTATCGACGAGTTCGTGCAAACAGCCGCCGAGAAGGGACTAGTTTACTGCGATTACGATATCAAAGAGGGTTTCACCGATCCTCTCGGAAATGTTATTATCGGTGCTCCACTCGATTACAGGGTTGGGAGACATCTTTCGGGAACTCTCGAAGCTGTGAACTGGATGAATATGTTTTTCCCTGAAAAGGCCTTGATTATATCCTTCCCAGGCTATGCCGAAGTAATGAAAAACGGTACGGGCTATTACCTACACGACCCGAGCAAAGCAGATCCATCGAGAGTTTTTAAGAATTGA